The window TTGTAGATTTCATGCTCTATTTTCCTGatcctttttctctctttagGATCTACTGCTGTAGTTTTCATTATTTGCCACATTTCCatcagatttaaaaaaaaaaaaaaatttgctgcACTCAACTCAATTTTCAGGCTGCCTCATACATGTACTATTATGTCTCTAACTTTAATCTGGATTTTGGTCTTGTCATATATCATATCATTTGATTGTCTTGCAAACCTTCACATTTGTGTATTCCAATGCTTGTAATTAGAGGTTtactattattaatattaatatcatcatcatcatcatcatcattatctaagctcTATCCCAGCTAATTGGGACTGGCTATACAAATCATGTTCTgtcattccactttatcaagggcattatcctcagttaaaccataggtcattaaATCTGTAACATATACATGATATATAACTCTCGACATTTTTTATCATATGCAGGCGTTTCTTTGAAGACCCAAGAACTGTACGCTCTTGTTTTTGCAAGTCGTTACCTGGATATTTTTACTGATTTTATCTCACTGTACAATTCCGTCATGAAGTTGATTTTCCTGGGGAGCTCATTTTCAATTGTATGGTACATGAGACACCACAAGATTGTCCGCAGATCTTATGATAGGGAACAAGACACATTCCGCCATCTGTTTCTCATATTACCATGCCTACTTTTGGCCTTATTTATTAATGAGAAGTTCACTTTTAAAGAGGTATGTGTGTCTTCTTTTATTCATTATCAGGTGATCGTATGCTTGCATATAGTGGATCGATATTATTTATTTAcgaggaattataggatccttgAGCTAACAATTTGTACAGTATACTCAGATCTTCAGTCCCATGGTCTTGTAATCCAAACCACTGGTCTATTCCGTTCCACTGCGGATGGTTCATGCCCCAAAGATCTCCCAGATGGGATCATCCTAGTCAACAATCTAGGgaattttcagttgaatgtgttTCTTAGCTGTCTATTATTGAGCCATAAACTGAAAGGTCAGGATTTCCTTATCAAGGGGACTTCTGGGCgtgcccatccatggtgggagccaatggaccaatggtctggataactgaaCAATGGGCTCCACTTGCCAGAATTGAAAACTTGAGTATATTGTGCAAAGTCTCAGGTCAGGGATCTTACTATTCTCCTCTTTACTTGTTTCATCATGCACGTATTTGTCAAGCAATCAGAATCTCCTTGCACGTAGTGGTCACTGCTTCCCCAATTTTGTCTAGATTTTGGTTTCATCATCTAGTTAAATGCCTGTCATCAATGCAATGGAACAGGTAATGTGGGCATTTTCCTTGTATTTGGAAGCTGTTGCAATACTTCCTCAGCTGGTCTTGTTGCAAAGGACTAGGAATATTGACAACTTGACTGGGCAATATGTACTCCTCCTTGGGTGAACTACCAATCCTTAGTCCTTGTTTGTTTGATCCTTAATTTATGCATTTGTGAGAATGTCTGAATTcacattagggcctgtttggatagtgggaaaagaaaagaaatttgtAATGATCATCCATTATCCAATGATGATTTCCCAAGGTTCCCCATGAGCATGGATTCCACATTGGGGGTCTTGTTTGGATAACAAGTGGAAATTGAAATAAGGTTCTCACGATAGTCACCTCGTATCTTGTGCATGAGAATTTGACTGTGGTGGTTGGGTAATGATTGCTTTTTGAAATCCAATGTTTCTAACGTCCCGTCATGGGAAACTTCATCCATTTTCttgccttttcctttctttttccacTATCCAAACAGGTCCTGAGTTTCTATGATCTTTCATTTCATGTAATGGCATATAATCACTAGATTTTCAAATGATGCATTATTAGATTTTCATTTTCTGTTGTGACTAAACAGTACATTGAAGTTTGAGGGCTACAATTTATTGTTGGTTctgttggatttttttattttttttatttttttttgccttgCATATGAAAAAAGAAACCATCATTGCCATGGCTTTGCTACTAGGAATTCCATGTCACTTTTTTACCTCACCTACGTATATTTGCTAGACAAAATGGTTGCTCAGCTGTTCTCTTTCTCCATCTACTTCAGCCTTCTGTTACATTTATGTGAAGGAGAAGTTTTCATGTTTTCTTGCAAGCTTAtcttcaaagagatgaaagacCCTAGTCTGTTTGATGTGAGCTGGCCCTTCTTAAGCTCAATTTCTTACTTTACAGGAGAGGTTTGAGTCTCCTAGGGTCCTTGGCCATCGATGGGTGGGCATGATGTGCGTTTTTCGGTTGGCCTTTTGGCCTTTGAAAGCACATGCCTCTGTCTTTCATGTGCCCCTTCATGACCAGGCCATCTCTAttgttttttgcttcttttttaataaaattattttacgtagcaaaaagtggaaaaaaaaaaaaaaaaaaaaaaaaaaaaagggggtagGGGGGGAAAGAAGCCATTGGAGTTTACCATCAGGCACGAGCTATGTTACTTGTAATTGGGGGGTCTCAATTTCCTACAACGCCTGTTATTGGGAGCCCATGCAacaaaactctgtggggccctctgagatgtctgtgtgacatctactccgtccatatgtTGTGCCAGCTTATGTTAGGatttgggcccaaaaatcaggcagattcaaaatctaagtggcccacaccacaaggaaacagCAGAAATAGaaatcccaccattgaaaccttcttggggccttCAGAaactttggatcaggctgatatatgtgtttcccttcatccctgTGGGAGTcagcttatgaacaggttggggaTCATAtgaacatatggtgggccccacgaaggtttcaatggcgggtgTTTCTATCCCCTCTGTTTCCTGGGGTGtcacccacatgagttttggatctgcctcatttttgagctggcACAACTGATGGAGGGAGTGTCTGCTGCACagaaatcaggtgggcctcacagttttTTGTCCGACGGGCTCCTTGTGACAGGTGTTTGTAGGAAATTCATGCCCGTAATCAAGTGGGACCAATGACTTGTCATTTCAGTTTGATTCCTACCGGCAGGATCCATGTGTCTGCAAGAGAACACAGAATCCTTTACATGGCAATAGAATTCTGATGGTGATGACCTTTTTTCATACCTCATCCCTATCCTGTagttagagctgggcagaatccgacccAATACGAACCGAAACGAAGGCCTAGATCAGTGCGGTTCGAGTAGGACCACTCATATCCGATCGTATATCGGAttgagttcggatcgtggtcaatccagaccgatccgatccgattcggTCGGGTACAACACATCGGCGGATGATCCTGTATCCACGAGGACCCTAAATACCTTACGATTTGCGATGGTGACGGAGATAACCAGGGCGTCATCATGTGGGTGATGGATGCCCCGTGTGTCTTCTTCTGTGAACGCCACACTATACTtctctaatttcctttcctttgggGGTCGGGTTAGGATCACGACCTCGGATTCAGGCCGACTAAGGCTCCTTGCATGAGTTTTTCGAGCGTAATTCGAgtcgcacccacccatctctcctcctctcTACCTCTTTCTCTCcattcctttctctccttctttcccacctctccttctttctctccgtCTCTCCCAATCTTGATTCAGCCCAGTCCAAATCGATtggacagactcaactcgatccgactcggttcggTTTCCCTGATCgaatcggactcggttcgggtcaggccagcaaggattcaGATCGGATCAAGTCATccctgctggactcggtcctggatcgaatcgagtttgggtcaggttctTGGAAAACTCGGATcaagtcaagttggacccaatccggtccgactcgactcgatgcccacctccaCCTGTAGTTACCATAAGACAGACATGGATTGTGGCCTGACAATGAATTTTTGTTGTGTGTGGTCTGTCAAAGAATTTTTGTTGCTCTAAAGAGGTTGATGTGAAATCTTTATCTTTTTACAAGACAAGAACTGTCATTAGTTCACTTGTGCTTGGAAGGTATTATTTGATGCTCGACTGAACCaaactctcttttttctctctctctttttttgtttGGCCTAGAAACggtacaggtgggccccaccatttgttGCTCAATGGGctctccatctggtgggatcTATCTATTGTAGATGAGCCACTCTGTTGTTTCCTTCCATCTGTCTTAGTTGTCCGATTGATGGTGGCCTGCAAATATATGGTTCAGCCAAATGGTCCGtattccatcttattttagtggGTCActgaaaagtgggacccaccttacggTTGCTGGCCAAGTACAGAACAGCAATTTAATCGGGCCAAACATTTCCTCATCATCTAAGTATATGCTCATCAGACTGATTAACTCTTCTGCTCTCTAGTTAAAGCATTTCTATCTATTTAAATCGACAGTGCCTGTTTTAATGCAGTGCGTACCGATCATTGTACATTCTCAACTGGATTTACCGCTACTTCACCGAGCCACACTACAGTCATTGGATAAGTATGCCGAGCTCTATAATTCCCGCTGCTTCGTCTTGTCTTTTCTCCATTTTGCGAGCTCTCATATTATATTCTGTTTCACTTTTGATGCTGCAGCGTGGATATCTGGGCTTGTGCAGACATTGCTGTATGCTGATTTCTTCTATTATTACTTCAACAGGTAAGTGATTGTACTCCTTCAAAATAGAATTGTACGGTTGTAGTCACCTACAGCCTGGTGGCCATCCAATCTGCAAATGGGATGATAGATGTCCAGTTTAGGGAAAGGAGTGGTggccattcatcagttgggccTAGTTGGTAAGTGCTGTACCAGGAATCAGGTTCAATCATGATGTACGTGCTGATCTCGAGTAATTTATTTCCTAATCATCCATTTTCTTCATACACCTGGAGTCACAATGGCTGAACCAAGCTAATACTTTAGCTGGACATACACTGCATCCTATCAGATGAATGGTCCTGATTTCACCCACATAACAAGAGTACAATACTACTCCCCTATACTCCAATTTGTCAAGTGAATCGCCGTGCCGTTCATCAGTTGGGCTTAGCTGGTACGTGCTGATGCTGGAAATCATGATTAGTGATATGAATCTGGGGTCTAACTCCAACCTTCCAGTTTCTTCATACATGAGCAGTCGACGAATGACCTGATTCTTTAGCTGCACACATGCAAGGCagcccactagatgaatggccCTGATTTCACCCACATCACAGAAGCACAACTGGGAGATAACCATGGCATTTTGCTGTAGATGGGGGTGTAAATTGTAGATTGGACGGCCTGGTGGGGCCAAACAATCCAAATCTTTTGGCAGATGGGGTGAACTGTCtgagccccaccaaaatgttggtTTTGTGGCCCAAACGTTTTCTGCCTCAAATCCAAACAGAAGGAGAGTATACCATTACAGCCATTCACACTATTTGTGCTTTGTTCTATGACGTGCAGCTGGAAAAACAACGTGAAGCTCCAGCTACCAGCTTGAGGCAATGGATCAACTAATCTTGAGACTTGCAGATCAAGGACCCAATGCCACATACAACAACATATACGCGTTCCATTTGGATGTATTTTTACAGGGACTGTTGGAGACAGTTTGCGCCAAGGATATGGTTTAGTCATTATTCAACTGCAAGGGGTAAATATTGTTCTCATAATGATTGAAAGAATATGGACTATTGATCCAGTGGGCCCGCCTATGATCACTTTGCACCATTGGGCAAGCAGTCTACCATGGACACAGTTGGGCGGGGGTGTAATCCTAAAGGGTGTTTACACAGAAtattatcagataattttattttttatttttattttccccttTTCAACTAGGGAGAAGGGGGAAAGCTTTTCCTTCATGATACATAAGTGAAGAGCTGTGATCCGGTGGGAGCACTGATAattgatttggaccattggaCAGGAGGCCTGCCATGGTTGCAGTTCCCCAATGCCAACATGTCCAAGGTGGTCACAGCTGTTTTGAGCCGCAACTTGTTGACCCGAACCCGAATGACCCAACCTGAGCTTGTTTTGGGTTCAGTCGGGGGTTGTCAAGGTCTTCTGGTCAGATTGCAAAATGCCAACCTGATATGAGATTAGGTttgcaggttgggtcctcttCAGGTTGGGTTGGCCTTATGTTGACCCTTGAACCAACCCAAGTTGCACCCTTACTGTGTGGTTTTGGTTATACAAATGATGGGTATTTTTCGTTCCTGCGCAACCTACTGTTTGTTGTTTCCTCTAATCCAAGGCTTTGTTTCAATGATGGGTTGGCCTTACATTAGCCTGCACGACCGAATTTGATTGCTAGTAAGGTGACAAATAGTTGTAATGGATCATAGGTTACTTGTCATGACCAAATTCTATTATTAGAGGAAGCTTGTATGGGTACTCGCATTAGGCTGCCCATCCATATATTCATCCTTGATACGCAGGGGTCAGATCCAAGCTCCCAATTACTTGGGCCTCATCTTTTTGATGGCCCAGAAATTGGGTTGGTAAGTTCATACAATGAATGGAATGGACCCACGAAATATCTCACCCCAAGTGTTGGGCCAGGTCAGGTCATATGTGCGGGTTGCCTCCTTAACGAACCTGAATCAATAAATGCCAAACCATTGCAAATGGGTATGAGATTCATTCCATCTCCTAGCCTCAATTGGTATATAGGATGgccaagaatcaggtcagtcGACTACTTGGCCGGGCCACTTTTTCTTACTGTTCCACCTTTTTCTAACCAGAGGCAGTAACGGATGGGCTTGAGGCTGGGTCTTGGGCTTT is drawn from Magnolia sinica isolate HGM2019 chromosome 5, MsV1, whole genome shotgun sequence and contains these coding sequences:
- the LOC131246838 gene encoding ER lumen protein-retaining receptor-like, whose amino-acid sequence is MNIFRLAGDMTHLMSVIVLLLKIHTIKSCAGVSLKTQELYALVFASRYLDIFTDFISLYNSVMKLIFLGSSFSIVWYMRHHKIVRRSYDREQDTFRHLFLILPCLLLALFINEKFTFKEVMWAFSLYLEAVAILPQLVLLQRTRNIDNLTGQYVLLLGAYRSLYILNWIYRYFTEPHYSHWITWISGLVQTLLYADFFYYYFNSWKNNVKLQLPA